The following nucleotide sequence is from Citrus sinensis cultivar Valencia sweet orange chromosome 6, DVS_A1.0, whole genome shotgun sequence.
TTCatagtttatttattggcACAACCGGTTCGGGTTTTTATATAATGTTTTTCCCGTTATTAAATTATTCGTTATCTTTTTGATCGATCAGATGATCGCAGAGTTAATTGGGACGTACTTTATTATATTTGCCGGTTGCGGGGCTGTTGCCGTGGATAAAATTTACGGAAAGGTGACATTTCCAGGCGTCTGTGTGACGTGGGGTTTGATTGTTATGGTCATGATTTATTCACTAGCCCACATTTCCGGGGCACACTTTAATCCTGCTGTTACCATCGCTCTTGCCATTTTTCGACAGTTTAAACGGCGGCAGGTGAGTGCtgtgttaattaattcattcaaGGCAAATGTTGTTGTAAAGCAATTGACATGcgattgaaattgaaaatgttttgTAGGTTCCATTGTACATTGTGGCTCAGGTGGTGGGATCGCTCTTAGCGAGCGGTACTTTGAGTTTAATGCTTGATGTAACACCACAGGCTTATTTTGGAACCGTGCCTGTTGGATCCAATGCCCAGTCTTTTGTTGCCGAAATCATCATCTCCTTCCTCTTGATGTTTGTCATCTCCGGCGCCGTCACCGATGACAGAGCTGTGAGTACACATCATTATTCTCATATCTAgctttttaaagattttacaTGTTtgagtattaattaattttagatggCAATGTTTGATTGCAGATTGGACAATTCGGAGGAGTTGCTGTCGGAATGACCATAATGTTGAATGTCTTCGTAGCCGGGTAATTTATCACACACAA
It contains:
- the LOC102625545 gene encoding probable aquaporin NIP-type, with protein sequence MAATKIDGIEEETNQLAKMEEGRLTETNGHAPSCLSHSFVTIIQKMIAELIGTYFIIFAGCGAVAVDKIYGKVTFPGVCVTWGLIVMVMIYSLAHISGAHFNPAVTIALAIFRQFKRRQVPLYIVAQVVGSLLASGTLSLMLDVTPQAYFGTVPVGSNAQSFVAEIIISFLLMFVISGAVTDDRAIGQFGGVAVGMTIMLNVFVAGPISGASMNPARSIGPAIVKHKFRGIWLYIIGPVIGTVTGGFAYNLIKIHRQANQLHINSSVV